From a region of the Chthoniobacterales bacterium genome:
- the typA gene encoding translational GTPase TypA — translation MDKIRNIAIIAHVDHGKTTLVDQLLRQSGTFRSNQKVEERMMDSMDLEREKGITIRAKNAAFQWNGYRINIVDTPGHADFGGEVERIMKMVDGVLLVVDAHDGPQAQTRFVLRKALENHAKPIVVINKIDRENARPHKVLDLVFDLFVELKATDEQLDFPIVYASAKNGFAMRELHENSEDMTPLFEAIVKYVPPPQVSPEPFFQMLVSNLDYSDYLGRIALGRIVSGRVSVGDSIVCIHRDGRRERASVTGLFTFAGMGQVELKHASVGDIVGLTGFEEVYIGETLTDREEHPPLQFVDIDPPTIRMRILVNDSPFAGREGKFVTARHVRERLIRETRGNVSLQVKDTEVAGAFEINARGEMQIAILVEQMRREGYEVMVSRPEVIYQRDDTGALLEPIENLYVEVPNDNLGDVLQSLASRKGEIVTMDHHGTRVSVEAVIPTRGLIGFESDLVNLTRGEGLMSHLFREYAPFKGELEGRNRGVMVSMEPGVSTAYALNNIQARGKLFIGPQEEIYTGMIVGENARPEDLPVNPCKAKHLTNMRSQGDGKGIQLEAPLRMTLERAIEYISADEFVEATPKSLRLRKRILDPTARKRAQNATAVS, via the coding sequence ATGGATAAGATTCGCAACATCGCCATTATTGCGCACGTCGATCACGGCAAGACCACTCTTGTCGATCAACTACTGCGGCAATCCGGCACCTTTCGGTCGAACCAGAAGGTCGAGGAACGGATGATGGATTCGATGGATCTGGAGCGGGAAAAGGGAATCACCATCCGCGCCAAGAATGCCGCCTTCCAATGGAACGGCTACCGCATCAACATCGTCGATACCCCGGGCCACGCGGACTTTGGTGGCGAAGTCGAACGCATCATGAAGATGGTCGACGGCGTTCTTCTCGTCGTGGATGCGCATGACGGTCCGCAAGCCCAAACCCGGTTCGTTTTGCGCAAGGCGCTCGAAAACCACGCCAAACCGATTGTGGTCATCAACAAGATCGATCGCGAAAATGCGCGGCCCCACAAAGTGCTCGATCTGGTGTTCGATCTTTTCGTCGAGTTAAAAGCAACCGACGAGCAACTCGATTTTCCCATCGTTTATGCGAGCGCCAAGAATGGTTTTGCCATGCGCGAGCTGCATGAAAACAGCGAGGACATGACGCCTTTGTTCGAGGCCATCGTGAAATACGTGCCGCCGCCCCAGGTATCGCCGGAGCCTTTCTTTCAGATGCTCGTTTCGAATCTGGACTACAGCGATTACCTCGGACGGATCGCCCTGGGACGCATCGTCAGCGGCCGGGTGAGTGTGGGAGACTCGATTGTTTGTATTCATCGGGATGGCCGGCGCGAACGCGCTTCGGTCACCGGACTTTTTACCTTTGCCGGGATGGGGCAGGTGGAACTGAAACATGCCAGCGTGGGCGATATTGTCGGACTGACCGGCTTCGAGGAGGTTTACATCGGCGAGACGCTGACCGACCGCGAAGAGCATCCGCCGCTTCAATTTGTCGACATCGATCCACCGACGATCCGGATGCGAATCCTGGTCAACGATTCGCCTTTTGCGGGACGCGAAGGCAAGTTCGTGACCGCGCGTCACGTTCGCGAACGTCTCATCCGGGAAACCCGCGGGAATGTTTCCCTCCAGGTGAAAGACACCGAAGTTGCCGGCGCGTTCGAGATCAACGCCCGGGGCGAGATGCAGATCGCGATCCTCGTCGAGCAAATGCGGCGGGAAGGTTATGAAGTCATGGTCTCGCGGCCGGAAGTGATTTATCAGCGCGACGACACCGGGGCTTTGCTGGAGCCGATCGAAAATCTCTACGTCGAGGTTCCGAATGACAATCTCGGCGACGTTTTGCAATCACTCGCTTCCCGCAAGGGCGAGATCGTGACCATGGATCACCACGGGACCCGTGTTTCCGTTGAAGCGGTCATTCCGACCCGAGGCTTGATTGGATTCGAAAGCGATCTCGTGAATCTGACTCGGGGCGAAGGATTGATGAGTCATCTCTTCCGCGAATACGCGCCTTTCAAGGGCGAGCTCGAAGGGCGGAATCGGGGCGTGATGGTTTCGATGGAGCCGGGCGTCAGCACCGCCTACGCCCTTAATAATATTCAGGCGCGGGGCAAATTGTTTATCGGCCCGCAGGAGGAGATTTACACCGGCATGATTGTGGGCGAAAACGCGCGCCCGGAGGATCTGCCGGTGAATCCCTGTAAGGCGAAACACCTGACCAACATGCGGAGCCAGGGCGACGGCAAGGGGATTCAGCTCGAAGCGCCGCTTCGAATGACGCTGGAGCGGGCCATCGAATACATCAGCGCGGACGAATTTGTGGAAGCGACTCCGAAATCGCTTCGGTTGCGCAAACGCATCCTGGATCCGACCGCCCGGAAGCGTGCTCAAAACGCCACCGCTGTATCTTGA
- a CDS encoding YebC/PmpR family DNA-binding transcriptional regulator, with the protein MSGHSKWSKVKRFKGALDAKRGALFSKLSREITIAAKIGGGDPDGNVRLRSAILSARAQSMPNDNIDRAIKRGTGEGMEAQHFDEIIYEGYAPGGVAVIVEAATDNKNRTAAEIRRIFSKNDGNLATSGSVSYMFHKKGRITVPRGSLDEERIFELALEAGAEELTTEEEQYVITTSHDQLYAVAEALKNAGVTTDGQKFTFIPDTTVPVNDEAVALQILRLCDSLEEDDDVQNVYSNLDIPDELLAKLPA; encoded by the coding sequence ATGTCGGGGCACAGCAAGTGGTCGAAGGTTAAGCGCTTCAAAGGCGCGCTCGATGCGAAACGGGGCGCGCTCTTTAGCAAGCTCTCGCGCGAGATTACCATCGCCGCCAAGATCGGCGGCGGCGATCCGGACGGCAACGTCCGTCTCCGCAGCGCGATTCTTTCCGCCCGCGCCCAAAGTATGCCGAACGATAACATCGACCGGGCGATCAAGCGGGGGACGGGCGAAGGGATGGAGGCGCAGCATTTCGACGAGATTATTTATGAAGGTTACGCGCCGGGAGGGGTGGCGGTGATTGTCGAAGCCGCGACCGACAACAAGAACCGCACCGCGGCCGAAATCCGGAGGATCTTCAGCAAAAATGACGGCAACCTGGCGACCAGCGGCAGTGTTTCCTACATGTTCCACAAGAAAGGCCGGATCACCGTCCCTCGGGGCAGCCTGGACGAGGAGCGGATTTTTGAGCTCGCCCTGGAAGCCGGCGCGGAGGAGTTGACAACGGAGGAGGAGCAGTATGTTATTACCACTTCCCACGATCAGCTCTATGCAGTAGCTGAGGCGCTCAAAAACGCGGGCGTTACCACCGATGGGCAAAAGTTTACATTCATCCCTGATACGACAGTTCCGGTCAACGATGAGGCGGTCGCGCTGCAGATCTTGCGCTTGTGCGATAGCCTCGAAGAAGACGACGACGTTCAAAACGTCTATTCAAATCTAGATATTCCTGACGAGTTGCTGGCGAAATTGCCGGCTTAA